The following nucleotide sequence is from Streptomyces leeuwenhoekii.
CCGCGACCGTGCGGGGCACGCACCGCTCCCGTGGCGGTCCCGCCCCGCGGGCCGACCTCCCCCGCCCCGCGTCGAGCGCCCCGGCGAGGCGGCCCGCGGACGAGTCGCCGGTAAGGGCGAGGGCGCAGACCGATGGCGTGGGGGCCGAGGGGAGCGGCCGTGCGCCCCGGTCGGGCGGGCCGGGGGGCTCGACGGGAGCCGCCGGGCCGCGCCGTCATCCGGCCGTACCTCCGCGCGGTCGGGAACTCGGAGACGTGGCAAGGGCGTTGACTTCTCACCCGTCCGGCCTTCCGCGCGCTTTCCCCCAGTGGCGGACATGGGAAGAGGGAGCCATGCGCCCGTACGACGACGAACGGCTGCTCGCTCTGGCCGCGCAGCTCGAGCGTGACGATCCCCGGTTCGCCCGCCAGTTCCGGCGTGGCCGCCCCACCCGGCCCCGCGAGTACCGGCGCACCGGCGCCTGGTGGGCACTGGCGGCCGCCCTCGCCTCGGTCGCCGCGGGAGTGGCCCTGCCCCACGGGCTGCTGCTCGCCGCCGGTCTGGTCCTGGCCGGTATCGGCCTGGAGCGGTTCGACCCGTACCGCTGACGGGGTCCGCCGCACGGCCCGGCGGCGGCCCCCGGTACGCCACCGGTGTCCGACCCCGACCTCACCGCGGGTGGCGCCGCGGTGGGAGAATCAGCCCGCAGGATCGGGGAGCGATGCCGTGGTGGGGGCCGCCCCGGGAGCGGAAGGAGCCGTCAACGTGATCGAGTGGGCACCCCTGGGCAGCGGTGCGCGGCCCGTTCCCGAACCGGCCGCGGCTCCCCTGGTGTGGGCGGTCGCCTTCGGCGGCGCGCTGGCCCTGGTGGCCGTCGTCAACAGCGTCGCCGGTCCCGGCCGTACCGTCCTCGCCCTGACCGCGCTGTCCCTGCTGGCCGCCGGGCTCGGACTGTGCGCCCGGTTCACGGCCGCTCCCGGTACGGCGCTGCTGTGCTGGCTCTCGCTCAACGGCTTCGCCATCCCGCCCGCCGGGACGCTCACATGGGCCGGGCGGCGGGACATGTTCTGGCTCGGCTGCCTGCTCGCCGCCGCCCTCGCCGGCACCGCCCTGGCCCGTGTGGTCCACGCCCGTGCCGCCTACCGCCGCCTGACGGCGGCACCCGGCCACGAGGCCCCGGAGGCGGGCGGCTGCTGACGGCAGGTCCGGTCCGTGTCCGGACCGGAGCCGAGGTGCCCTGTCCGGACGACGCCGCCGTGCCGCCGGCACCGGAGGCGAACCGCGGCGTCAAGAGCGCGACTGCCGCCCCGCTCGCCGTACGACGGGCGCGGGCGGCACGGAGCGGGTGTCATGGCGCCGTCGCTACACCGCCGCCCCGTCAGGCCGGGAGACCGCCCGACCCGGGGCCGCGCCGGTACACGTCCCGTTCCGCGAGGATCAGCGACCGTTCCCGTACGCAGTCGGCGTGGACCACCACCTCACAGGGATCGAGGCAGTCGATGGCGCCCTGCAGGGCGGCCAGCGCCTCGTCGAACCGCTTCAGCCGCCGCAGCGCGGCCGCCTTCCGGAACAGCGCCTCGGCACCCAGCCCCTGGGCGAACGCCGGGGCGCGCAGCAGCTCCAGCATCCGCTGCGGCTGGTCGGGCAGGTGCTCTCCCAGCCACAGGCCGTGCAGGAGGGCGTGGACGGCCTTGGCGTTACCGCCGGCGCGCGCCATGACCGACTCCAGCAGGTCCAGCCCACGGGGCCGGGACCGGCCCAGCAGGGCGAAGGCGCGCAGGGCGACGCTGTAGGGGTCCAGGTCCGGGCGGTCGGCGGAGCCCCGGGAGAAGAACTCCTCGATGGCACCGCACCGGAAGTCGTACCGCAGGGTGGTCAGAAAGCTGTGCCACAGGCCGCGCCCGAACGGCGTGCCCGGATCCACCCCCGCCACGTGGGCGTCGGTAAGGAAGATGAGTGCGCTGCGGCCCGCGGTCCGCGCCCGCCACGCCAGGTCGCCGGTCACCTGGGCCGACTCGGCCCAGTCCGCCTCGCCGCGGGCCAGCCAGACGGCCACCTCACGGGTCCAGTCCCGCCCCGAGGAGATCTCCTCGGCCACCCGGGCCCGCACCATCATCCACCCCCGGTCCCGCAAGGCCGCGCCGTCCCCTCGCAGGACGTGCTCCACGGCCTCGGCGGCCCGGGGCAGTCGCCACAGGCCGGACGCGGCGTGCTCGGAGGCGGCGTTCCACTCGGGGGACAGGGAAGCGATCGCGGTCACCGCCCGCTCCAGGCCTCGGTCCTGCTCCACGGGCATCGGGCCACCTCCTCCACGTCCCGGCCGCCGTTCGCCCGGGCGTTCCCGGCACGGCTCCGGGCCGGTCATGTCATGTCTGCCGCGCGCGGGCGGTTCGGTAACCGCGCCGGGCCCGGTGCCCCCGCCGCCCACGGCCGCGAGGGACGGCGCCCGCGCCCCTGCTCCCTGGGAATACGCCGTACCGGGCCGTTCTCAGAGGGGACCGGTTGGGCCCGCCCGGAAGGGGCACTCACTGCGGGTGTCGCAGTGGCACCTTCGAGAGCCCGGGAGGCGTGCGTGGCAGTCCGTCACCATCTGATCAAGGCGAGTCCGGAGGCGGTCTGGTCCGTCATCGCGGACGGCAGCCGATACGCGCAATGGGTGGTGGGAACGTCGGAGTCCCGCCCGAAGCGGGGGCACTGGCCCGACCTCGGCGCCGCGATCGAGTACGAGGTGCGCCTCGGCCCCGTGCGGATGACCAACGAGACGGTCGTCAGGCGGTGCGTGGAGGGCGCCGTCCTGGAGCTGGAGGCGCACGCCGGGCTGCTCGGCACCGCCCGGATCGCCATCGAGCTGCGGTCCTGGGGCGAGCAGTGCCTGGTGATCGTCGACGAGCATCCGCTGCGCGGCGCGGGCGGGGCGCTCCACAACGCGGGCCTGGAGGCGCTGATCCAGCTACGGCACCGCGCCATGCTGGCCCGGCTGGCCCGGCTCTGCGAGGCCCGGGCCGCCGGCGACACGCGTCCGGGGACCGCGACGGGCGAGGGGGCGGTGGCGGCGGGCCCGGAGGCCGGCCATGCCTGACGCCGTCGTGATCGGCGCCGGGCCCAACGGGCTGGTGGCCGCGAACCTGCTGGCGGACGCCGGGTGG
It contains:
- a CDS encoding DUF3040 domain-containing protein — encoded protein: MRPYDDERLLALAAQLERDDPRFARQFRRGRPTRPREYRRTGAWWALAAALASVAAGVALPHGLLLAAGLVLAGIGLERFDPYR
- a CDS encoding tetratricopeptide repeat protein, yielding MPVEQDRGLERAVTAIASLSPEWNAASEHAASGLWRLPRAAEAVEHVLRGDGAALRDRGWMMVRARVAEEISSGRDWTREVAVWLARGEADWAESAQVTGDLAWRARTAGRSALIFLTDAHVAGVDPGTPFGRGLWHSFLTTLRYDFRCGAIEEFFSRGSADRPDLDPYSVALRAFALLGRSRPRGLDLLESVMARAGGNAKAVHALLHGLWLGEHLPDQPQRMLELLRAPAFAQGLGAEALFRKAAALRRLKRFDEALAALQGAIDCLDPCEVVVHADCVRERSLILAERDVYRRGPGSGGLPA
- a CDS encoding SRPBCC family protein; translation: MAVRHHLIKASPEAVWSVIADGSRYAQWVVGTSESRPKRGHWPDLGAAIEYEVRLGPVRMTNETVVRRCVEGAVLELEAHAGLLGTARIAIELRSWGEQCLVIVDEHPLRGAGGALHNAGLEALIQLRHRAMLARLARLCEARAAGDTRPGTATGEGAVAAGPEAGHA